One Labeo rohita strain BAU-BD-2019 unplaced genomic scaffold, IGBB_LRoh.1.0 scaffold_826, whole genome shotgun sequence genomic window carries:
- the LOC127162057 gene encoding voltage-dependent calcium channel subunit alpha-2/delta-2, producing the protein MSLKLEFVYDPNFKNHVNYSHTAVQIPTDIYRGASVILNELNWTQALERVFIENSRDDPSLPWQAFGSATSVTRYYPEHWDCLRDIVDVTAARAQIKWRTAYNQRQLEVETMAMQSYQSVDVDVDKDVGGA; encoded by the exons ATGTCATTGAAACTGGAGTTTGTGTACGATCCGAACTTTAAAAACCATGTAAATTACTCACACACCGCCGTCCAGATCCCCACAGACATCTACAGAGGCG cTTCGGTGATTCTGAATGAGCTGAACTGGACGCAAGCGTTAGAGCGAGTCTTTATAGAGAACAGCAGAGATGATCCTTCATTGCCCTGGCAAGCGTTTGGAAGCGCCACCAGTGTCACGAGATACTACCCAG AACACTGGgattgcttacgagacattgttgATGTTACAGCTGCTCGAGCGCAGATAAAATGGAGGACAGCGTACAACCAAAGGCAACTTGAGGTGGAAACTATGGCAATGCAGAGCTATCAGTCAGTGGACGTGGACGTGGACAAGGACGTGGGCGGGGCATAA